AAGAATTCAAACCTGTTATTGGAAGTGGATGAAAGTCACAGGATAGAAGAGGAGGtggtggtgatgcaacatgggggcttaagtgggtaggagaagaatcaatgaaacaagatggaattgggagggagacaaaccataagtgactcttaatctcacaaaacaaactgagggttgctggggggaggggggttgggagaagggggtgggattatggacattggggagggtatgtgctttagtgagtgctgtgaagtgtgtaaacctggtgattcacagacctgtacccctggggataaaaatatatgtttataaaaaattaaaaattaaaaaaagaagaagaagatgagaaaATCTGCAAGACTCTGAGATTCTTTTAAACTTCACACTTTATTCTTCCCCTGAAGTATCAAACTCAGATTTACAAACACAACGCTAGCATTTCAACTCTACTTTGCAAAAATGCtacagaaaataaaggaacaatAGTACAAAGAGGACTGAGACTGGAAGAAGAGGTATGGATTTTCTGAAATGCACAGTAGTGAAACAAATATATGAGACATGAGTGATACCGTGTTTGGGAGCTACCTGTGAGCATGGGGACTGCTGACTGATGGGTCTACTTGTGGTGTGTGGATAAAGTCAGATACAATCCAGTACAGTGGATCAGATAGGGATCAGTAAGGCCAGGATATTTGGAGAGGAACTTTGAGCAAGTTGTGTGAAAGCAAAAACACATAATGCTGTGAAAACTTTAGATAAATAACTGCATGATGATTTCTCATGTTCTTCAACTGGTtaaactgagatcaagaattCACCTCAAAATTATGACTATAAAATAGATTGTATAAGGTCCTGCCATGATTTTTCTGAGAATTCTTGCTTGTGTGGGCCATTTgaccaactttatttttttaataggattttaaacattttgaactGTATTTCCAagcatttcattttctccagTTCACTTATCATTATTAGGACTATTTAAAAGTGATGAAAATATATGAGAAGGTATAGGAAGATGAATTAAGCATGTTTCaccacctgaaaaaaaaaatttctgtgagGGTTAAATAAACTAATCCATTTGGGAATTGTCAGTTACATGGTAAGAGCTCAGGCAAGTTTGGCTGTGCTGCTACTGATCCTAAATATCTGTTTCATTTGTAGATCTCTAATTAAAATCTCTCTCAATTTATTGATTATAGGTGCATTTTCTCAACTCTATGTGGAATAATTTgggaaagaaatgataaactaTAAAACATAGAGGTGGGAATATTATCTGCAATTCCATCATTaggatttttttatgtttattttattttattttattttttcagtgttccaagactcattgtttaggcaccacacccagtgctccatgcaatatgtgccctccttaatatccaccaccaggctcactcaaccccccctcccctcccaaaccccaagtttgtttctcagaatccacagtccctcatgcttcatctctccctccaatttcccccaattcactattcctttccttctcctaatatcctctaCCTTATCCTTTAtgttccacaggtaagtgaaaccatatgataattgactttctctgcttgacttatttcactcagcataatctcctcaggtcccatccatgttgatacaaaagttggggattcatcctttctgatggaggcataatactccattgtgtatatggaccacatcttccttatccattcgtccgttgaagggcatcttggttctttccacagtctggcaactgtggccattcctgctatgaacattggggtacagatggcccttttttttcactacatctgtatctttggggtaaatacccagtagtgcaattgcagggtcatagggtagctctacttttaattttttgaggaatctccatactgttttccaacgtggctgcaccaacttgcattcccatcaacagtgtaagagggctcacctttctccacatcctctccaacacttgttgttttctgtcttgtgaattttggtcattctaactggtgtaaactggtatctcaatgtggttttgatttgaatttccctgatggctaatgatgatgaacattttttcatgtacctgttagccatttgtgtgtcttctttggagaagtgtctgttcatatcttctgcctgttttttgatgtgattatctgttttgtgggagttgggtttgaggagttctttatagatcttggatatcagccctttgtctgtattgtcatttgtgaatatcttttcccattccatgagttgcctctttattttgttgactgtttgctttgctgtgcagaagcttttgatcttgctgaagtcccgaaagttcatttttgctttggtttcctttgcctttggagatgtgtcttgaaagaatttgctgtggctgatgtcaaagaggttaatgcctatgttctcctctgggatttagATAGATTCCTTCCCCACGTTgcgatctttcatccattttgagtttgtctttgtgtatggtgtgagagaatggttgagtttaattcttctatacatagctgtccaattttcctagtaccattcattgaagagactgtcttttttccattatatattttttcctgctttgtcaaagactgtTTGACCACAGAGTTTGCAAGAAAGttgaactctctctcttcacagatgacatgatactttgtatggaaaacccaaaagactccacacccaaagtactagaactcatagagcaattcagtaatgtggcaggatacaaaatcaatgtacagaaatcagttgctttcttatacactaacaatgaaaatatagaataggaaattagagaattgattccatttactctaacatcaggaaccataagataccttggaataaccttaaccaaagaggtaaaggatctgtactcaaggaactacagaacactcatgaaagaaattgaagtagacaaaaaaagatggaaaaggatttcatgctcatggatcagaagaacaaacactgttgaaatgtccatactgcccaggggcatctatactttcaatgccatcctaatcaaaattccactggcattcttcaaagtgctggaacaaagaattctaaaatttgtatggaaccagaaaagaccctaaattgctaaggaaatattgaaaatgaaaaacaaactgggggaATCATGTTGCctggatttcaagctttactacaaagctctgattaccaagacagcatgatactggcaaaaaacagacacatagaccagtggaacagagtagagagtacagatatggatcctcaacagTATGACTGCATTCctaattattttagaaaggagattatatagacatataaaatttcttttttcttaatgatgcCACTCATATTCTCTGCAAAATGTTGcctatttattttgatttttttcatctggAATAAACATTTGAATAGTGTCATCATTATCATGGTGATAATTGTAGCTAACACACATCACATAGTTACCATGggccaggctctctctctctctctctctctctctctctacttgtatctctctctctttctctctgttttctttgtgttttcacaTTTAATTCCTCCAACACCCATAGGTAATTTCTATGATTGTCCTCTGTTTTCCAAATAGAAAATCTAAGGAAAGAACtaaggtaagaaagaaaaatttaaatagcttTCCTAAGATCACATAGCATTAAGTAACAGGAGGAATTCAAGCTCAGAAATCAAGAGAAGGTGAGAaggaatgagaaggaagaaggaggagattGAAGGACATGATGGGAAGACAATGGGAGGAGAATGTTCAGATAAATTGAGatataaagataaagagaaacaagccaaaaaatatgaagacataaaagccaaaagaagatatggttaaacagtaatttttattaaaaactgtatgatagggtgcctgtgtggctcagtgggttaaaccgctgccttcggctcaggtcatgatctcagggtcctgggatcaagtcccgcatcgggctctctgctcagcggggagcctgcttcctcctctctctctctcttcctgcctctccaactacttgtgatctctctctgtcaaataaataaataaaatcttaaaaaaaactgtatgatAAATGTTGTAAATGTACAATATTTGAAAGCAAAGATAGGATAGTCTCTTATTACTTAGCAAAGTGAATTTCACTAATAGCTGTTTAATATATCctttacataatatttataatgaGAAATTCTAATTGGGTAAAATATGAAGAAGaccaaaaagaggaaaagaaacagagacttaATGAATGACATGTATCAAAGATTAGGAGAGGTCactgaatcttttatttttccctaaacTATAGGTAGCAGAATCTCATCTTTGAGTAGGAAGGAGTCAAATAAGTCATActgcccctctttctgcctctgtatTGGAACCATCACAGGCTTTTGAGCACTACTTTTGAACGATTTTCCAAAGAGGTGACTGCTCCAGAAGCTATGATCACAATTTGCAATGACAGCCACAGTGATTTCATCCTCCTGGGCTTTTCTGAGAAGCCATATTTGGAGAAGATACTTTTCTGGGTTGTTCTGATCTTTTATTGTTTGACTATTGCAGGAAATACAGTCATAATTCTTGTTTCCTCGAAGGATCCTAAACTCCACATccccatgtatttctttctttgcaaCCTTTCCCTGCTAGATCTCTGTTTCACCAGCAGCTGCGTTCCACAGATGTTAGTTAATTTCTGGGGTCCAAAGAAGACCATCAGCTACATTGGCTGTGCCATTCAACTCTATGTCTTCTTATGGCTTGGGGCCACTGAATGTGTCCTTCTTGTGGTCATGGCTGTGGACCGCTATGTGGCAGTGTGTCATCCACTGCAATATACTGCTATCATGCACCCCAAACTCTGCCTGGAGCTGGCCATCCTTGCATGGGGGACTGGCCTAGTTCAGTCTCTGATCCAGTCTCCTGCCGCCCTCCAGTTGCCCTTCTGCTCCCACCGCAAGGTGGATGACATTGTGTGTGAAGTCCCAGCCCTGATTCAGGCCTCTAGTGCAGACACCACCTACAATGAAATCCAGATGTCCATAGCCAGTATCATTCTCCTGGTGGTACCCCTGGTCATCATTCTTTCCTCATATGGGGCTGTTGCTAAGGCTGTGCTGAAAATAAAGTCAGCTGCAGGGCAGAAGAAGGCATTCAGCACCTGCATTTCTCACATTCTTGTGGTGTCCCTCTTCTATGGCACGGTCACAGCTGTTTACCTCCAACCCAAGAACCGCTATGCTCAGGAACAGGACAAGTTCCTCACCCTTTTCTACACTGTTGCAACCCCATCCCTTAACCCACTCATCTACACCTTAAGGAACAAGGAGGTCAAGGGGGCACTAATAAGACTGGGGAGGAGGACCTGGGATTCCCGGAATAACTGAAGTGGCTGACATATATTGGTCTCTAGCTTAACttgtgaagagagaagaacctcATGGCAAAAAGCTGAAGATTTACCATCTAACCCCAAAGTAGGGGAGAGTTAGCTGTATTTCGTTCACCCTGAGACTTCAGCCCCATTCATCAGTGACTGATTAGGCCCTCACTTTCTTTGGGGTGCTGACTGAGGCATAGTATGATATAGAAATGACTACACTTAACATTGTTCTCTTAAAGAATGCTCAATACAattgaaacacagagaaaaataaaagaccaagCAATATATTTTGTGtcttgacatttctttctttttccttctttctattttccTCCAAGCTCAACCACAACTTTCATCCAAATGATCAGCCCAAAAAGGGTCTGAAAGTTTTGAGACAGAAAACTTTAAGGAACTTCTGTGTTCTCTGGCACTCTGATCTGGTGGGTCTCAGTTCCCAGTCACTGGAGCCTTGTTGCCACAGCAGGACTATTGCTGATGCATCATGTGCCCAGAACTACCCAGTGCAAGGTGTCAGCCAAGTAGAAGTCCACATTTACCACTTTTAGGGTCCAGATTCTTAGTTTGAGCCCTGACATGCCAAACCCCTAATTACAGGAatagacttgatttttttattcatttttagatgCTGTTATAATCAAATAGCTTTCTTTTGACCAGATCCAATTCTTGTTCATTCACTTTCCATTATACATCTATTATGTAGTAGGGCTGGGGATATAATGGTAGATAAGAAAAAATCATCAGCACCATGGAGCTTATGGTCAAATGGTGAGTGCAGATACTAAACAAAATCTTCTGTATTGCTTAGTGGAGAGAGAATTGTTCTCCAGTTCCTGCCTCAGGCTGATTACCATGCTGCATGCATTTGGACTTTTGAATATCATGAACCAAAGATTTATTTGTGTTGCTTTTTAGCTATTGCTTTAAGTGTTGACTGTTCTCATTAGTTTCATTAAAATCGTAAGTATAAATTATTGGCTTTGTTGTATAGATTGTCTAGTTAACCGTGTTCTATCCTTAGTTGCCTTTCATTCACTGGTGCCAGTTTCCTATATAGGTGGAACTAGGATCAGGCCCTGTTGCTCTCACTTTCTGCTCAGAAATAACAGCATAATTTCTGTGAGGATGTAACGTAGTTTCTCACTGTCTATAAAAAACAAtgcttatggggtgcctgggtgactcagtgggttaaaacctctgccttcagctcaggtcatgatcccaggatcgtgggatcgagccccgcatcgggctgtctgctcagcagggagcctgcttcctcctctctctctgcctgcctctctgcctacttgtgatctccgcctgtcaaataaataaataaaatattaataaaaatacttattaaattttGATATCCTTCTGCTCAGTTGCAAAGAATACAGGGAATGACTGAGAAGAAGACAATAAGGACACAGGTTGTTTTGTGGCTTTACTCTGAGCTCTCCGTTCAGGGACATCCTGGGCAGGGGATAGTTGTGATGGGTGTTATTGGCTCATGGTGTGACATGGTCAATAAGTAGTAACTGTCCTGGAGGTGAAAGTAGGGCTGCGGGGGGAGGGATTCAAGATGGTGGGGGAGTAGGGGATGtcatttcaactggtcccctgaatttagttggatatctatcaaaccattttgaatacccacaaaatcagcctgagatgtaagaatatatatatctCGATCtctagaagcagaaaatcaactcCTTTTTGCAAGTGGGATGTGTGCAGTTGTGAATCTGTAGGGATATATCAGAAGATAAGCAGAGTGAGGAGGAACCCTCCATAAGCTGGCTTCTGGAAAGTGATAAAAcactggagcacaaaatcagaaccttTAGAAATCTACTCTAGTGAGAGACCTCCCTCTCTGAAAGGGGCTCTggaaatgaaaaagcagaattCTAGGTAGGTCACTGTGGTCTCAGGATATGAGGAGCCACAGGGTGAAAGGGGGTGCCTAACCCAGTGCACTGCCTGAGCAGTGGAGCCAGGAAGCATGTTATGGTCAGTGAGCCCAagagggggctctcagctcagatcattatgAACCTTGAGCTGCACTGGTGGATAATCACTTTTTTCTTGAGCAGCCTGAAAAAGTCTAGAACCAGTGCCTGCAACTGGGCAAAAGCTCACAGGGTGGTAGTGGCCCAGGGTGGCACCCAGACATGATCCAGCAGCTTCAGGTGTCTGCAGGAGCATGTGGCTGCTTGTGCTTTTGGAAGCACAAAGGACAGTGGCACTCCAGGGCCCTTGGGACTACCTTTGAGAGAGTTGCAGTGGACACGCACAATGAGAGGCTACAGTTTGGGGCACAGACAGAAGTGGAGACTCTGTCCTGGAGAGTTTATTAAAGAGAACAGATTGTAACCTTTCTGCTCTGGGCCAGATATTTGGGCACAGCCATTTTTGCCCTAATCCTCTGAAGGGGTGTGAAAAGCCTCCAGGGAGCAAAAGCCAGAGGACCAGTTTCCATTGAGCCCACACCCATGAGAGGGGGTGGGACAACTTTGCCCAGGCAGGGATACCTGAGAAACAGCATGGCAGGCCCCTCTCCCCATGAAGACAGGTTGAAGAACAAGTGGACAACAAGCCTACAGATCCCATAAGACTGTAGAATTCCAACACCATGGGAAAATAGCATATTGAGCTCTAGCTCCTGCTGCATgacttatttttcagataaaattctccttttccattcatctgttgatggacatctaggttctttccatagtttggctattgtggacattgctgctataaacatttgggtgcacatgcccctttggatcactacgtttgtatctttagggtaagatttccatttgcaacaacatggatggaactagagcgtatcatgcttaatgaaataagtcaagcagagaaagacaactatcatatgatctccctgatatgaggaagtggtgatgcaacatgggggcttaagtgggtaggagaagaataaatgaagtNNNNNNNNNNNNNNNNNNNNNNNNNNNNNNNNNNNNNNNNNNNNNNNNNNNNNNNNNNNNNNNNNNNNNNNNNNNNNNNNNNNNNNNNNNNNNNNNNNNNNNNNNNNNNNNNNNNNNNNNNNNNNNNNNNNNNNNNNNNNNNNNNNNNNNNNNNNNNNNNNNNNNNNNNNNNNNNNNNNNNNNNNNNNNNNNNNNNNNNNNNNNNNNNNNNNNNNNNNNNNNNNNNNNNNNNNNNNNNNNNNNNNNNNNNNNNNNNNNNNNNNNNNNNNNNNNNNNNNNNNNNNNNNNNNNNNNNNNNNNNNNNNNNNNNNNNNNNNNNNNNNNNNNNNNNNNNNNNNNNNNNNNNNNNNNNNNNNNNNNNNNNNNNNNNNNNNNNNNNNNNNNNNNNNNNNNNNNNNNNNNNNNNNNNNNNNNNNNNNNNNNNNNNNNNNNNNNNNNNNNNNNNNNNNNNNNNNNNNNNNNNNNNNNNNNNNNNNNNNNNNNNNNNNNNNNNNNNNNNNNNNNNNNNNNNNNNNNNNNNNNNNNNNNNNNNNNNNNNNNNNNNNNNNNNNNNNNNNNNNNNNNNNNNNNNNNNNNNNNNNNNNNNNNNNNNNNNNNNNNNNNNNNNNNNNNNNNNNNNNNNNNNNNNNNNNNNNNNNNNNNNNNNNNNNNNNNNNNNNNNNNNNNNNNNNNNNNNNNNNNNNNNNNNNNNNNNNNNNNNNNNNNNNNNNNNNNNNNNNNNNNNNNNNNNNNNNNNNNNNNNNNNNNNNNNNNNNNNNNNNNNNNNNNNNNNNNNNNNNNNNNNNNNNNNNNNNNNNNNNNNNNNNNNNNNNNNNNNNNNNNNNNNNNNNNNNNNNNNNNNNNNNNNNNNNNNNNNNNNNNNNNNNNNNNNNNNNNNNNNNNNNNNNNNNNNNNNNNNNNNNNNNNNNNNNNNNNNNNNNNNNNNNNNNNNNNNNNNNNNNNNNNNNNNNNNNNNNNNNNNNNNNNNNNNNNNNNNNNNNNNNNNNNNNNNNNNNNNNNNNNNNNNNNNNNNNNNNNNNNNNNNNNNNNNNNNNNNNNNNNNNNNNNNNNNNNNNNNNNNNNNNNNNNNNNNNNNNNNNNNNNNNNNNNNNNNNNNNNNNNNNNNNNNNNNNNNNNNNNNNNNNNNNNNNNNNNNNNNNNNNNNNNNNNNNNNNNNNNNNNNNNNNNNNNNNNNNNNNNNNNNNNNNNNNNNNNNNNNNNNNNNNNNNNNNNNNNNNNNNNNNNNNNNNNNNNNNNNNNNNNNNNNNNNNNNNNNNNNNNNNNNNNNNNNNNNNNNNNNNNNNNNNNNNNNNNNNNNNNNNNNNNNNNNNNNNNNNNNNNNNNNNNNNNNNNNNNNNNNNNNNNNNNNNNNNNNNNNNNNNNNNNNNNNNNNNNNNNNNNNNNNNNNNNNNNNNNNNNNNNNNNNNNNNNNNNNNNNNNNNNNNNNNNNNNNNNNNNNNNNNNNNNNNNNNNNNNNNNNNNNNNNNNNNNNNNNNNNNNNNNNNNNNNNNNNNNNNNNNNNNNNNNNNNNNNNNNNNNNNNNNNNNNNNNNNNNNNNNNNNNNNNNNNNNNNNNNNNNNNNNNNNNNNNNNNNNNNNNNNNNNNNNNNNNNNNNNNNNNNNNNNNNNNNNNNNNNNNNNNNNNNNNNNNNNNNNNNNNNNNNNNNNNNNNNNNNNNNNNNNNNNNNNNNNNNNNNNNNNNNNNNNNNNNNNNNNNNNNNNNNNNNNNNNNNNNNNNNNNNNNNNNNNNNNNNNNNNNNNNNNNNNNNNNNNNNNNNNNNNNNNNNNNNNNNNNNNNNNNNNNNNNNNNNNNNNNNNNNNNNNNNNNNNNNNNNNNNNNNNNNNNNNNNNNNNNNNNNNNNNNNNNNNNNNNNNNNNNNNNNNNNNNNNNNNNNNNNNNNNNNNNNNNNNNNNNNNNNNNNNNNNNNNNNNNNNNNNNNNNNNNNNNNNNNNNNNNNNNNNNNNNNNNNNNNNNNNNNNNNNNNNNNNNNNNNNNNNNNNNNNNNNNNNNNNNNNNNNNNNNNNNNNNNNNNNNNNNNNNNNNNNNNNNNNNNNNNNNNNNNNNNNNNNNNNNNNNNNNNNNNNNNNNNNNNNNNNNNNNNNNNNNNNNNNNNNNNNNNNNNNNNNNNNNNNNNNNNNNNNNNNNNNNNNNNNNNNNNNNNNNNNNNNNNNNNNNNNNNNNNNNNNNNNNNNNNNNNNNNNNNNNNNNNNNNNNNNNNNNNNNNNNNNNNNNNNNNNNNNNNNNNNNNNNNNNNNNNNNNNNNNNNNNNNNNNNNNNNNNNNNNNNNNNNNNNNNNNNNNNNNNNNNNNNNNNNNNNNNNNNNNNNNNNNNNNNNNNNNNNNNNNNNNNNNNNNNNNNNNNNNNNNNNNNNNNNNNNNNNNNNNNNNNNNNNNNNNNNNNNNNNNNNNNNNNNNNNNNNNNNNNNNNNNNNNNNNNNNNNNNNNNNNNNNNNNNNNNNNNNNNNNNNNNNNNNNNNNNNNNNNNNNNNNNNNNNNNNNNNNNNNNNNNNNNNNNNNNNNNNNNNNNNNNNNNNNNNNNNNNNNNNNNNNNNNNNNNNNNNNNNNNNNNNNNNNNNNNNNNNNNNNNNNNNNNNNNNNNNNNNNNNNNNNNNNNNNNNNNNNNNNNNNNNNNNNNNNNNNNNNNNNNNNNNNNNNNNNNNNNNNNNNNNNNNNNNNNNNNNNNNNNNNNNNNNNNNNNNNNNNNNNNNNNNNNNNNNNNNNNNNNNNNNNNNNNNNNNNNNNNNNNNNNNNNNNNNNNNNNNNNNNNNNNNNNNNNNNNNNNNNNNNNNNNNNNNNNNNNNNNNNNNNNNNNNNNNNNNNNNNNNNNNNNNNNNNNNNNNNNNNNNNNNNNNNNNNNNNNNNNNNNNNNNNNNNNNNNNNNNNNNNNNNNNNNNNNNNNNNNNNNNNNNNNNNNNNNNNNNNNNNNNNNNNNNNNNNNNNNNNNNNNNNNNNNNNNNNNNNNNNNNNNNNNNNNNNNNNNNNNNNNNNNNNNNNNNNNNNNNNNNNNNNNNNNNNNNNNNNNgatctaacaattttaaatatctatgcccccaacgtgggagcagccaactacataaaccaattaataacaaaatcaaagaaacacatcaataataatacaataatagttggggatgttaacccccctcactgaaatggacagatcatctaagcaaaaggtgaac
The sequence above is drawn from the Mustela nigripes isolate SB6536 chromosome 5, MUSNIG.SB6536, whole genome shotgun sequence genome and encodes:
- the LOC132018556 gene encoding olfactory receptor 2H2-like; translation: MITICNDSHSDFILLGFSEKPYLEKILFWVVLIFYCLTIAGNTVIILVSSKDPKLHIPMYFFLCNLSLLDLCFTSSCVPQMLVNFWGPKKTISYIGCAIQLYVFLWLGATECVLLVVMAVDRYVAVCHPLQYTAIMHPKLCLELAILAWGTGLVQSLIQSPAALQLPFCSHRKVDDIVCEVPALIQASSADTTYNEIQMSIASIILLVVPLVIILSSYGAVAKAVLKIKSAAGQKKAFSTCISHILVVSLFYGTVTAVYLQPKNRYAQEQDKFLTLFYTVATPSLNPLIYTLRNKEVKGALIRLGRRTWDSRNN